A genomic window from Triticum urartu cultivar G1812 chromosome 7, Tu2.1, whole genome shotgun sequence includes:
- the LOC125519013 gene encoding L-type lectin-domain containing receptor kinase SIT2-like, with product MPLQRFHLVALLLLLVGAGRALTATVGADDGRQFAYNGFAGRSLDLDGAAEVTPNGLLMLTNGTIQQKGHAFHPSPVPLRAARSFSTAFVFAIFGQYIDLSSPGMAFFVTTSKEVLATALPGQFLGLLNATNNTNPNAHIFAVELDTLLNSECRDMNSNHVGVDVDSMVSRASADAGYYDDATGRFQNLSLISRQAMQVWVDYDGAVSEITVTMAPLGVARPKTPLLRTAVNLSAVVQHQDTAYVGFSSATGILFARHFVVGWSFALDGPAPTLNISSLPALPPTGPKPRSRVLEIVLPIASATVVLAVGIAAYIIVRRRLRYAEVREDWEVAFGPQPFSYKDLYQATKGFSETNLLGAGGFGSVYKGVLRKPDMDTEVAVKRVSHQSRQGMKEFIAEVASMRRLHHRNLVQLLGYCRRKGELLLVYDHMPNGSLDKYLHDPMPGKATLEWPRRLHIIRGVASGLSYLHEGWEQIVIHRDVKASNVLLDAEMNGRLGDFGLARLYDHGSDARTTHVVGTMGYLAPELGHTGKATPSTDVFAFGAFLLEVTCGRRPIEEDEGNNRVMLVDWVAEHWRNGCITKAADIRMPNNFSLDEVSLVLKLGLLCSHPLSNARPTMRQVMQYLDGDMPLPEFSSEYLGSTMLEQMYSAEFFNKNVTSYVSSGYLGLLNTTNGTASAPILAVELDTILSPEFRDINSNHVGIDVNSLVSRQGQPAGYYGDDGAFRDLKLNSRNPMQVWVDYDGQAKRLDVTLAPVHVPKPSKPLLSEAIDLSTLMADAMYVGFSASSGVISGHHYVLGWSFSLDGPAPTLDFSKLPALPRLGPKPRSKVLDIVLPLASALLVAAALAAVFFFLWRRRRFAEVREGWEDEFGPHRYAYKDLHRATDGFREKNLLGVGGFGRVYKGLLSESNLEIAVKRVSHESRQGLREFVAEVASIGRLRHRNLVQLLGYCRRKDELILVYDYMSNGSLDKYLHDPNMPAISWPERFSIIKGVASGVLYLHEDWEKVVIHRDIKASNVLLDEQMNGCLGDFGLARLYDHGTVAQTTHVVGTMGYLAPELVRTGKATPITDVFAFGVFLLEVACGRRPIKRGERNNPVVMIDWVLEHHRSGSLLKAVDPRLAGKFDTEEVTLVLQLGLLCSHPLHDARPSMRKVTQYLDRGQSVPDLSPTYMSYSMLALMQNDGFDSYIMSYPPSAASTAAVSYGSTMTVLTEGR from the exons ATGCCTCTCCAGCGCTTCCACTTGGTCGCTCTGCTCCTTCTCCTCGTGGGTGCTGGCCGAGCTCTCACGGCCACCGTCGGCGCCGACGACGGTCGGCAGTTCGCCTACAATGGCTTCGCGGGCAGGAGCCTCGACCTCGACGGCGCGGCCGAGGTCACGCCCAACGGCCTCCTCATGCTCACCAACGGCACCATCCAGCAGAAAGGCCACGCCTTCCACCCGTCCCCGGTGCCGCTCCGCGCCGCGCGCTCCTTCTCCACGGCCTTCGTCTTCGCCATCTTCGGGCAGTACATCGACCTGAGCAGCCCCGGCATGGCCTTCTTCGTCACCACCTCCAAGGAGGTGCTCGCCACCGCGCTGCCGGGCCAGTTCCTGGGCCTCCTCAACGCCACCAACAACACCAACCCCAACGCCCACATCTTCGCCGTGGAGCTGGACACCCTCCTCAACTCCGAGTGCCGCGACATGAACAGCAACCACGTCGGCGTCGACGTCGACAGCATGGTGTCGCGCGCTTCCGCCGACGCCGGCTACTACGACGACGCCACGGGCCGGTTTCAGAACCTCAGCCTGATCAGCAGGCAGGCGATGCAGGTGTGGGTGGACTACGATGGCGCCGTCTCCGAGATCACGGTCACCATGGCTCCCCTGGGCGTCGCCAGGCCCAAGACGCCCCTGCTGCGGACCGCAGTGAACCTCTCAGCCGTGGTGCAGCACCAGGACACGGCGTACGTCGGCTTCTCGTCGGCCACGGGAATCCTCTTCGCGCGCCACTTCGTCGTCGGCTGGAGCTTCGCGCTGGACGGGCCGGCGCCGACGCTGAACATCTCCTCCTTGCCCGCCCTGCCGCCCACCGGGCCCAAGCCACGGTCCAGGGTGCTGGAAATCGTGCTGCCCATAGCGTCGGCGACCGTGGTTCTGGCCGTCGGCATCGCCGCGTACATCATCGTCCGACGGCGACTCAGGTACGCGGAGGTCCGGGAGGACTGGGAGGTCGCCTTCGGGCCACAGCCCTTCTCCTACAAGGACCTGTACCAGGCGACCAAGGGGTTCAGCGAGACCAACCTCCTCGGGGCCGGCGGCTTTGGAAGCGTCTACAAGGGCGTGCTCCGCAAGCCCGACATGGACACGGAGGTGGCCGTGAAGCGGGTGTCGCACCAGTCAAGGCAggggatgaaggagttcatcgcCGAGGTCGCGAGCATGCGCCGGCTGCACCACCGCAACCTCGTGCAGCTGCTCGGCTACTGCCGGCGAAAGGGGGAGCTTCTCTTGGTCTACGATCACATGCCAAATGGTAGCCTCGACAAATACCTGCACGATCCCATGCCTGGCAAGGCTACATTGGAGTGGCCTCGGAGGTTGCACATCATCAGGGGAGTCGCTTCCGGGTTATCTTACCTCCATGAGGGTTGGGAGCAAATCGTCATCCATCGAGATGTCAAGGCAAGCAACGTGCTCTTGGATGCCGAGATGAACGGGCGGCTAGGGGATTTCGGCCTAGCAAGGCTCTACGACCATGGGTCCGATGCGCGGACCACACATGTGGTCGGCACCATGGGCTAcctagcccctgaactaggccaCACCGGCAAGGCAACCCCATCTACCGATGTCTTTGCCTTCGGTGCGTTCCTCCTGGAGGTCACCTGCGGGCGGAGGCCGATCGAGGAAGACGAGGGGAACAACCGCGTCATGCTCGTCGACTGGGTTGCCGAACATTGGCGTAACGGTTGCATCACTAAGGCGGCAGACATTAGGATGCCAAACAACTTTAGTCTTGACGAGGTCTCTCTAGTGCTGAAACTCGGGCTTCTGTGCTCCCATCCTTTGTCCAATGCAAGGCCAACCATGCGACAAGTCATGCAGTACCTCGACGGCGACATGCCCCTCCCGGAATTTTCGTCAGAGTACCTCGGCTCAACCATGCTGGAGCAGATGTACAGCGCAGAGTTTTTTAACAAAAATGTAACGTCATATGTGTCATCGGGT TACCTGGGCCTCCTCAACACCACCAACGGCACGGCCAGCGCCCCCATCTTGGCCGTCGAGCTGGACACCATCCTCAGCCCCGAGTTCCGCGACATCAACAGCAACCACGTCGGCATCGACGTCAACAGCCTCGTGTCGCGGCAGGGCCAGCCGGCCGGCTACTACGGCGACGACGGTGCCTTCCGTGACCTCAAGCTTAACAGCCGCAACCCCATGCAGGTATGGGTGGACTACGACGGCCAGGCCAAGCGACTCGATGTGACACTAGCCCCCGTGCACGTGCCCAAGCCCAGCAAGCCTCTGCTCTCCGAGGCCATCGACCTCTCCACTCTCATGGCGGACGCGATGTACGTCGGCTTCTCGGCGTCGTCGGGAGTCATCTCGGGGCATCACTACGTGCTCGGATGGAGCTTCAGCTTGGACGGGCCTGCCCCGACTCTTGATTTCTCCAAGCTTCCTGCCCTGCCACGCCTGGGACCCAAGCCTCGGTCCAAGGTACTGGACATCGTGTTGCCGCTGGCCAGCGCGTTGCTCGTGGCAGCAGCGCTGGCTGCGGTCTTCTTCTTTCTGTGGCGTCGGCGCCGGTTCGCCGAGGTGCGCGAAGGCTGGGAAGACGAGTTCGGCCCCCACCGATATGCATACAAGGATCTGCATCGTGCCACTGATGGGTTCAGGGAGAAAAACTTACTCGGCGTCGGAGGATTCGGGAGAGTGTACAAAGGCCTGCTTTCTGAATCCAATTTGGAGATCGCCGTGAAGAGGGTGTCGCATGAATCAAGGCAAGGACTACGCGAGTTCGTTGCCGAGGTGGCGAGCATTGGTCGTCTCCGGCACCGGAATCTCGTGCAGTTATTGGGCTACTGCCGGCGCAAGGACGAGCTTATCTTGGTGTATGACTACATGTCAAATGGCAGCCTTGACAAGTACTTGCACGATCCAAACATGCCCGCCATATCTTGGCCCGAAAGGTTCTCGATCATCAAAGGGGTCGCATCGGGCGTGCTGTATCTCCATGAGGATTGGGAAAAGGTTGTCATCCATAgagatatcaaggcaagcaaTGTGCTCTTGGATGAACAGATGAATGGATGCCTCGGCGATTTTGGCCTAGCAAGGTTATACGATCACGGAACTGTCGCTCAAACAACCCATGTTGTCGGCACCATGGGATACCTTGCACCAGAGCTTGTGCGCACCGGGAAGGCAACACCCATAACCGATGTGTTCGCATTCGGTGTCTTTCTCCTAGAGGTTGCATGTGGACGACGACCGATCAAGCGTGGCGAGCGAAACAACCCTGTAGTGATGATTGATTGGGTGCTTGAGCACCACCGCAGTGGATCGTTACTCAAGGCGGTGGATCCACGACTAGCGGGAAAGTTTGACACAGAGGAGGTTACCCTCGTGCTGCAACTAGGTTTGTTGTGCTCGCACCCATTGCATGATGCAAGACCTAGTATGCGAAAGGTTACGCAATACCTAGATCGTGGGCAGTCGGTTCCTGATCTATCGCCGACTTACATGAGCTACAGTATGCTGGCGCTGATGCAAAATGACGGCTTCGATTCGTACATTATGTCATACCCTCCATCAGCGGCTAGCACTGCTGCGGTGTCTTATGGGTCTACGATGACCGTTCTCACTGAGGGCAGATGA
- the LOC125519012 gene encoding 4-hydroxyphenylacetaldehyde oxime monooxygenase-like gives MAISLTSLLLSLPQQWQPVLLALVTVLSLLLLTRRKGLKLKLPPGPATVPVLGNLHQLGPLPHRALRDLARVHGPVMQLQLGKAPTVVLSSAQAAWEALKTHDLDCCTRPVSAGTRRLTYDLKNVAFAPYGAYWREVRKLLTVELLSAQRVKAAWYARHDQVEKLISTLNRAEGKPVALDEHILSLSDGIIGTVAFGNIYGGDKFSQNNNFQDALDDVMEMLSSSGSSAEDLFPIAVGRLVDRLTGFIARRERIFLQLDAFFEMVIEQHLDPNRVLPENGGDLIDVLIDLWKRPRGTFIFTKDHVKAIIFSTFVAGIDTNAATIVWAMSELVRKPHVLKKVQDSILDVVGDNKSVQSDDISKLSYLRMVVKETLRLHPPGPLLLPRETMRHIQIGGYDVPAKTKIYVNAWAIGRDPVSWPDDPEEFNPDRFEANEIDFKGEHPELMPFGTGRRICPGMSMAVATIEFTLANLLFKFQWTLPEGTTADDVNMEEEGRLIFHRKTPLVLVPKPYHH, from the exons ATGGCCATCTCACTCACCTCGCTGCTCCTCTCCCTGCCCCAGCAATGGCAGCCCGTGCTCCTAGCACTTGTCACTGTCCTTTCCCTCCTGCTGTTGACCAGGAGAAAAGGGCTGAAGCTGAAGCTGCCACCAGGCCCCGCGACGGTGCCCGTCCTGGGCAACCTGCACCAGCTCGGCCCGCTGCCGCACCGGGCCCTGCGAGACCTGGCGCGGGTCCACGGGCCGGTGATGCAGCTGCAGCTCGGCAAGGCGCCGACGGTGGTGCTGTCGTCGGCGCAGGCGGCGTGGGAGGCGCTCAAGACTCACGACCTCGACTGCTGCACGCGGCCCGTGTCCGCGGGGACGAGGCGGCTGACCTATGACCTCAAGAATGTGGCGTTCGCGCCCTACGGCGCCTACTGGCGCGAGGTGCGCAAGCTCCTCACCGTCGAGCTCCTCAGCGCGCAACGCGTTAAGGCTGCATGGTACGCACGCCATGACCAG GTGGAGAAACTCATAAGCACCCTCAACCGTGCGGAAGGAAAGCCGGTGGCCTTGGATGAGCACATCTTGAGCCTCTCCGACGGTATCATCGGCACAGTGGCGTTTGGCAATATCTATGGAGGCGATAAGTTCTCCCAAAATAACAATTTTCAGGATGCACTCGACGATGTTATGGAGATGCTATCTAGTTCTGGCTCCTCCGCTGAAGACTTGTTCCCAATAGCTGTCGGCCGTCTCGTCGATCGCCTTACCGGCTTCATCGCCCGGCGTGAGCGGATCTTCTTGCAGCTCGATGCCTTCTTCGAGATGGTCATCGAGCAACACCTGGACCCTAACCGCGTGTTGCCTGAAAATGGCGGCGACCTCATTGATGTCCTCATCGATCTTTGGAAGAGGCCGCGTGGTACATTCATCTTCACCAAGGACCACGTCAAGGCCATAATCTTT TCAACTTTCGTTGCTGGCATTGACACAAATGCGGCGACCATTGTGTGGGCAATGTCAGAGCTAGTGCGGAAGCCACACGTGCTCAAGAAGGTGCAGGACAGTATCTTGGACGTGGTGGGAGACAACAAAAGTGTGCAATCAGATGACATTTCGAAACTCAGCTACCTCAGGATGGTGGTGAAGGAGACCCTACGGCTGCACCCGCCGGGACCACTGCTATTGCCGAGGGAGACCATGCGACACATACAAATTGGTGGGTATGACGTGCCAGCCAAGACAAAGATCTACGTGAATGCATGGGCAATTGGCAGAGACCCGGTAAGCTGGCCTGACGACCCGGAGGAGTTCAACCCTGATAGGTTTGAAGCGAATGAGATAGACTTCAAGGGCGAGCATCCTGAGCTGATGCCATTCGGCACGGGGCGTCGGATATGCCCAGGCATGTCCATGGCTGTGGCCACCATCGAGTTTACACTCGCCAATCTGCTCTTCAAATTCCAGTGGACGCTTCCGGAGGGGACAACGGCGGACGATGTGAACATGGAGGAAGAAGGGAGGCTCATCTTCCACCGCAAGACGCCACTAGTGCTAGTTCCCAAACCATACCACCACTGA